From the Lolium rigidum isolate FL_2022 chromosome 2, APGP_CSIRO_Lrig_0.1, whole genome shotgun sequence genome, one window contains:
- the LOC124686564 gene encoding uncharacterized protein LOC124686564: MWVAGAERQLSLRPSSPSPEEKMKRKQERYRKGLIIALNTYAKLNNMQLNELEIVEEKGRNQVDGYGGLYEHSNFLVKDLDGKHTLFFAETHHNCTQEEDVVLCAPLEESSYGHCFGCDDRAKELKHPSGGGYLGGLDEVIFHFDDLDSDDDYFM; this comes from the exons ATGTGGGTAGCTGGTGCCGAGCGCCAGTTGAGTCTCAGACCCAGCTCGCCGTCCCCCGAGGAGAAAATGAAGCGCAAACAAGAACGTTATCGCAAGGGTTTGATCATAGCTCTCAACACTTATGCCAAGCTAAACAACATGCAG CTCAATGAGTTGGAAATTGTGGAAGAGAAAGGGAGGAACCAAGTCGATGGGTATGGGGGACTATATGAGCATTCCAACTTTCTGGTGAAAGATTTAGATGGAAAACATACTTTGTTCTTTGCTGAAACGCATCATAATTGCACACAGGAGGAGGATGTTGTTCTCTGCGCTCCTTTGGAAGAAAGTAGCTATG GTCATTGTTTTGGGTGTGATGATCGGGCAAAGGAGCTTAAGCACCCCTCTGGCGGTGGCTACTTAGGTGGACTTGATGAGGTGATTTTTCATTTCGACGATCTGGATAGTGATGATgactattttatgtga